In the genome of Thermoproteus tenax Kra 1, the window CAGAGTCCTTGGCCGCGGCTCGAGGACTGATCCGGGCGTGTCGGCGCTGGGAAACGTCGTAGTATCGCCGGAGCTCAAGCCGCTTGGCCAGATAAACGCTGCTCTGCCCAGAGGCCTCTGGGTCTGGGGTTACGCCAATGTGGAAGAGGGCTTCAACCCTCGGAGGGCCAGAGAGAGGACGTATGTGTACATAGCTCCGTACCGCGGCGAGGACGTAGAGCTCATGAGGAGGGCCGCCTCGCTCTTCGTGGGCGTCCACGACTTTAGGAACTTCGCCAAAGGCGTCGAAAATGCAATTACGCAGATATTCTCAATTGACGTAGAGGACCGGGCCACCTACATAGAGCTCACCTTCAAAGGGAGGGGGTTCAAAAACAAAATGCTAAGGAAGATCGCCTGGGCGATTCTGGCCGCTGGCCGCGGAGTAGTCTCCGTTGAGGAGTTGGAAGAACTTCTGAAAAGCCGTGAGAGAAGGACACCAGTCCCCAGCGCTCCGGCGGAAGGCTTGGTCCTCCTGTCCATAGATTACGGCATACAATTTCAGATCGACAGAAATATCTTGTCCAGAATGTTTAGATATTTCCAATCTAAACATCAGTTATACATGTCGCTCTCTTATTCTTATATAAAAATTATTGAGAACATAGCCAAGCTTTTGTAGGCAATGAAGAAGAGTTTTTAAATAGACTTCGCATAAGAACACGTGGAGCCCTACTGCAACTTCGACGCAGCCGCGGAGAACGTGAGAGAGCTGTTGTACGACGAATTGGCGGAGCTGTACTGGGATATGCCCCGGAGGGAGATAGAGACCGTCGTGGACATCGCCTGGAGGGACTTCCTCCACTATTTGTCCTACAAGTCGGGTATATACCTATCTCCGCGCTTCAGGGAGGACAGGGCGCGCCAAAGGCTCTGTGTATACATAATGAGCAAGTGGGACAAAGTGAGAGAGCTTGCTTCGGAGTGGATCGTCATGTGGTCGGCTAAGTGGCGCCAAAGGGTCAAGTTGGTCTTCAGCGATGAGGAGTTCAAGAGGGCCTCAGCCTCTGAGGACTCCCTCAAGCCCCACAAGAAACTTGATGAGTTCTTGGCCAAGACGGACCATCTGGAGCTTCAGCTCTTCACAGTGTCGAACTTAGTAAAGGCGGGCGAGCTCGCCGGCTTAGACCAGATTGCGGACTACATCATCAGAGACGAGGCCAACGCCCTCCTGCATCAATACGGCCTGGAGAAGGCCCTGGAGAAATACAG includes:
- a CDS encoding hypothetical protein (mediates pseudouridylation (positions 38, 39, 40) at the tRNA anticodon region which contributes to the structural stability) produces the protein MIAYLVAYDGELFYGFTGHPRSVEPALARALGRVLGRGSRTDPGVSALGNVVVSPELKPLGQINAALPRGLWVWGYANVEEGFNPRRARERTYVYIAPYRGEDVELMRRAASLFVGVHDFRNFAKGVENAITQIFSIDVEDRATYIELTFKGRGFKNKMLRKIAWAILAAGRGVVSVEELEELLKSRERRTPVPSAPAEGLVLLSIDYGIQFQIDRNILSRMFRYFQSKHQLYMSLSYSYIKIIENIAKLL